In one window of Vibrio sp. JC009 DNA:
- the uvrD gene encoding DNA helicase II, with protein MMDASLLLDGLNDKQREAVASPTENILVLAGAGSGKTRVLVHRIAWLMSVEQASPFSIMSVTFTNKAAAEMRGRIEELMMGSASGMWNGTFHGICHRILRAHYLDAKLPEDFQIIDSDDQQRLLRRLIKAQNLDEKQWPAKQAAWWINGKKDEGLRPHHIDAYNDPVTQTWLQVYKAYQEACDRAGLVDFAEILLRAHELLRDNKFIREHYQARFKHILVDEFQDTNNIQYAWLRMMAGRDCNVMIVGDDDQSIYGWRGAKIENIHRFTEEFPSVSTIRLEQNYRSTKTILKAANELISNNNERMGKELWTDGSEGEKVSVYSAYNELDEARFAVNKIKEWQDKGGALSDTSMLYRNNAQSRVLEEALIQAGLPYRIYGGMRFFERQEIKDALSYLRLVANRNDDASFERVVNTPTRGLGDKTLETIRFAARDRGATMWEACVALLDEKVLAGRAAGALSRFIELINALEDDTAEMSLHEQTDHVIKASGLFSMYQQEKGEKSKARIENLEELVTATRQFEKPEEAEEMTLLSAFLSHAALEAGEGQADEFDDAVQLMTLHSAKGLEFPLVFMVGVEEGMFPSQMSAEEAGRLEEERRLCYVGMTRAMEKLYITYAEMRRLYGQDKYHKPSRFIRELPEECLEEVRMKAQVSRPASSGRFSQTSVKQNFNETGFNLGQRVKHPKFGEGTIINFEGSGPQSRVQVAFNGEGIKWLVTQYAKLETM; from the coding sequence CTGATGGACGCTTCCTTATTACTTGATGGCTTAAATGACAAACAGCGCGAAGCCGTTGCTTCACCAACTGAAAACATACTGGTTTTGGCCGGAGCCGGAAGCGGCAAGACAAGAGTGCTGGTTCACCGCATTGCATGGCTGATGTCTGTGGAACAGGCTTCGCCGTTCTCTATCATGTCGGTAACCTTTACTAACAAAGCGGCGGCAGAGATGCGTGGTCGTATTGAAGAACTGATGATGGGAAGTGCCTCAGGAATGTGGAACGGGACTTTCCATGGTATCTGTCACCGTATTCTGAGAGCCCACTATCTGGATGCGAAACTTCCGGAAGATTTTCAGATTATTGATTCTGATGACCAGCAACGTCTGCTTCGCCGGTTAATCAAGGCTCAGAATTTAGATGAAAAACAGTGGCCGGCTAAGCAAGCTGCCTGGTGGATTAACGGTAAGAAAGATGAAGGACTCAGACCACATCATATCGATGCCTATAACGACCCGGTGACTCAGACCTGGCTGCAGGTTTATAAAGCTTATCAGGAAGCGTGTGACAGAGCGGGCCTGGTGGACTTTGCTGAAATCCTGCTAAGAGCACACGAGTTGCTCAGAGACAATAAGTTTATCAGAGAGCATTATCAGGCAAGATTTAAACACATTCTGGTGGATGAATTTCAGGATACCAACAACATTCAGTATGCCTGGCTTCGAATGATGGCCGGACGCGATTGTAATGTCATGATTGTTGGTGATGATGACCAGTCAATCTATGGCTGGCGAGGCGCGAAAATTGAAAACATTCACAGATTCACAGAAGAGTTTCCTTCGGTTTCCACGATCCGGCTGGAACAGAACTACCGCTCAACCAAGACAATTCTGAAAGCGGCCAACGAGCTTATCTCAAACAACAATGAGCGCATGGGTAAAGAGCTGTGGACTGACGGCAGCGAGGGCGAAAAGGTATCGGTTTACTCTGCCTATAATGAACTGGATGAAGCCAGATTTGCCGTTAATAAGATTAAGGAATGGCAGGATAAGGGTGGAGCACTGTCCGATACCTCTATGTTATACCGGAATAACGCCCAGTCCCGTGTGCTTGAAGAGGCCTTGATACAGGCAGGTCTGCCTTACCGGATTTACGGTGGTATGCGTTTCTTCGAACGTCAGGAAATTAAAGATGCTCTAAGCTACCTGAGACTTGTTGCCAACCGCAATGATGACGCCTCTTTTGAAAGGGTGGTTAATACACCGACCCGGGGTTTAGGGGACAAGACTCTGGAAACCATCCGCTTTGCTGCCAGAGACAGAGGCGCAACTATGTGGGAAGCCTGTGTTGCCTTGCTGGATGAGAAGGTACTGGCAGGCCGTGCAGCAGGAGCCCTGAGTCGCTTTATTGAGCTAATCAATGCCTTGGAAGATGACACTGCAGAGATGTCGCTGCACGAGCAGACCGACCATGTGATCAAAGCATCCGGTCTGTTTAGCATGTATCAGCAGGAAAAAGGCGAAAAGTCTAAAGCGCGAATTGAAAACCTTGAGGAGCTGGTAACAGCAACAAGGCAGTTCGAGAAGCCGGAAGAGGCAGAAGAGATGACGCTGCTTTCTGCTTTCCTTTCCCATGCCGCACTGGAAGCCGGTGAAGGACAGGCTGATGAGTTTGATGATGCTGTGCAGCTTATGACACTGCACAGTGCGAAAGGTCTGGAGTTCCCGCTGGTGTTTATGGTCGGTGTGGAAGAAGGTATGTTCCCGAGCCAGATGTCAGCGGAAGAAGCCGGACGTCTGGAAGAGGAGCGCAGACTTTGCTACGTAGGTATGACCCGTGCAATGGAGAAGCTGTATATCACCTATGCTGAAATGCGCAGGCTATATGGCCAGGACAAGTACCATAAACCGTCGCGTTTTATCCGTGAGCTTCCGGAGGAGTGTCTGGAAGAAGTCAGAATGAAGGCGCAGGTGAGCCGTCCGGCTTCCAGTGGCCGGTTCAGTCAGACAAGCGTGAAGCAGAACTTTAATGAGACCGGGTTTAATTTGGGCCAGAGAGTGAAGCACCCTAAGTTTGGTGAAGGTACCATCATTAACTTTGAGGGCAGTGGTCCCCAGAGCAGGGTACAGGTAGCCTTTAACGGTGAAGGTATTAAGTGGCTGGTGACTCAGTACGCCAAACTGGAAACCATGTAA
- a CDS encoding DUF2282 domain-containing protein, with protein MKKSNIAITAAVSSLLALGATTLTATHAVAGEKEKCYGVAKAGKNDCATKSSSCAGTSKEDFQKDAFIVIPKGLCDRLAGGSKTSS; from the coding sequence ATGAAAAAGTCAAACATTGCTATTACCGCTGCTGTTTCAAGCCTTCTGGCACTTGGTGCAACTACACTAACCGCCACGCATGCTGTCGCGGGAGAGAAAGAAAAATGCTACGGCGTCGCTAAAGCCGGAAAAAACGACTGCGCAACAAAAAGCAGTTCCTGTGCCGGCACTTCAAAAGAAGATTTTCAGAAAGATGCCTTTATAGTCATTCCTAAAGGTCTGTGTGATCGCCTGGCTGGCGGAAGCAAAACTTCCAGCTAA
- a CDS encoding DUF692 domain-containing protein — protein MTTLHKNVGVGLRTPHIPHFLNEPKHLEWLEIHSENYFQPRSVLREQLRVIRSNYDISCHGIGLSLGSVSKVNLQHLKQLKALIDEIQPVLVSDHLSWSEQGGHYFNDLLPLPYTEEALDVFCRNVIQVQEFLKRPILIENPSSYLRFNHSTMPEWEFLNQVRKRTECRLLLDFNNIYVSAFNHGFSCQEYLRNIDASSVDEIHLAGFTVKQFPEGEIWIDTHSRPVSDSVWTLFANWLAENGPRRALIEWDLDIPVPSVLLNEALKASEILRKPESDYRGAA, from the coding sequence ATGACAACATTACATAAAAACGTAGGGGTTGGCCTTAGAACCCCTCATATCCCCCACTTTTTAAACGAGCCAAAACATCTGGAGTGGTTGGAAATTCATAGCGAAAACTACTTTCAGCCGCGCTCAGTACTGCGGGAGCAACTCCGGGTAATTCGAAGCAATTACGATATTAGTTGCCATGGTATCGGCCTTTCCCTTGGATCTGTTTCAAAAGTAAACCTCCAGCACCTAAAACAGCTCAAAGCCCTGATAGATGAAATTCAGCCTGTGCTGGTTTCAGACCATCTAAGCTGGAGCGAACAAGGCGGGCATTATTTTAACGACCTGCTGCCATTACCCTATACCGAAGAGGCTCTGGATGTCTTTTGCCGCAATGTCATTCAGGTACAGGAGTTTCTGAAACGCCCTATCCTGATTGAAAACCCTTCCAGTTATCTCAGGTTTAACCATTCAACAATGCCTGAGTGGGAGTTTTTAAACCAGGTCCGGAAAAGAACCGAATGCCGCCTTCTGCTGGACTTTAACAATATTTATGTATCGGCCTTCAATCATGGTTTCAGTTGCCAGGAATATCTGCGGAATATCGATGCCTCCAGCGTTGATGAAATACACCTGGCCGGGTTCACTGTTAAACAGTTCCCGGAAGGAGAAATATGGATTGATACTCATAGCCGGCCGGTCAGTGATTCTGTGTGGACACTTTTCGCCAACTGGTTAGCGGAAAATGGTCCCAGAAGAGCACTTATAGAGTGGGATTTGGATATTCCTGTGCCGAGTGTATTGCTAAATGAAGCATTGAAGGCGAGCGAAATTCTTAGAAAACCTGAGTCTGATTACCGGGGTGCTGCATGA
- a CDS encoding DNA-binding domain-containing protein — translation MTISLAQIQKNFAQALFYQTGAEGCEIVSDHFSADRRIQIYRNNFVVSLSEILELTYPLVKALVGDQCFAGLARSHVLSNPLSQGSVSNYGDRFEKTIVAARNVINTVPYLADIARLEHAIDFSNRIASDDSCSNEVFPLEQLSQLDENQQGDIRLILHPSVILLCSEFAIFSIREGIVGNRFDGIDIYSEEQGFVCHPQTGQLFVQTLTEAEFTLLSCIEQQGSLNSIPERLLGQLPNLLQYPLIAGFTINQIEG, via the coding sequence ATGACCATTTCCCTTGCTCAAATACAGAAAAATTTTGCGCAGGCACTTTTCTACCAGACAGGTGCTGAAGGGTGCGAAATAGTATCAGATCATTTTTCAGCAGACCGTAGGATTCAGATTTACCGCAACAACTTTGTAGTCAGCTTAAGTGAAATTCTTGAGTTAACCTATCCCCTGGTTAAAGCTCTGGTTGGTGACCAATGCTTCGCTGGCCTTGCCCGTTCACATGTGCTCTCTAACCCGCTCAGCCAGGGCAGCGTATCCAATTACGGTGATAGGTTTGAAAAAACAATTGTTGCTGCCAGAAACGTTATCAACACCGTGCCTTACTTAGCCGATATTGCGCGCCTGGAGCATGCTATTGATTTCAGTAACCGAATAGCCTCGGATGATTCCTGCTCGAATGAGGTTTTCCCGCTTGAGCAATTAAGCCAGCTTGACGAAAACCAGCAGGGAGATATAAGGCTGATATTGCACCCAAGCGTCATACTGCTTTGTTCTGAGTTCGCCATCTTTTCAATACGTGAAGGTATTGTCGGTAACCGGTTTGACGGCATAGACATATATTCAGAGGAACAAGGTTTTGTCTGTCATCCTCAGACCGGACAATTATTCGTTCAAACGTTAACAGAGGCTGAGTTTACTCTTTTGTCCTGTATTGAACAGCAAGGTTCCTTGAACTCAATTCCCGAGCGCTTACTCGGCCAGTTGCCAAATCTTTTGCAGTACCCGCTGATCGCCGGCTTCACTATAAATCAGATTGAGGGTTAG
- a CDS encoding DoxX family protein, with protein sequence MSQTLKNAIEQYESAVIRIQNAILPALLLFLRLWVAWVFFQSGLNKLSAWDSTLYLFQLEYQVPLLHWELAAYLATATELALPVFLALGLLTRLTTVVLFLFNIVAVISYPVLWEQGFYDHQLWGLMLAISIIWGAGSLSLDQLIRKKFK encoded by the coding sequence ATGTCTCAAACACTGAAAAATGCTATCGAGCAATACGAGTCCGCAGTAATCAGAATTCAAAATGCCATATTACCTGCCCTGCTGCTTTTCCTCAGACTATGGGTTGCATGGGTATTTTTTCAATCTGGCTTAAATAAATTGTCAGCCTGGGATAGTACCTTGTATCTGTTTCAACTTGAATATCAGGTGCCGCTGCTGCACTGGGAACTTGCCGCTTATCTGGCAACAGCAACCGAACTAGCGCTGCCAGTATTTCTTGCTCTGGGTTTGTTAACCCGGCTTACAACAGTTGTTTTATTTCTGTTTAATATTGTTGCTGTCATTTCATATCCTGTTTTGTGGGAACAGGGATTTTATGATCATCAACTATGGGGGTTAATGCTGGCAATTAGCATTATTTGGGGCGCAGGTTCCCTTTCCTTGGATCAACTAATCAGGAAAAAATTTAAATAA
- a CDS encoding multidrug effflux MFS transporter: MINPSKMQLTMLVLLVLFSPLAIDIYLPALPEIAEVFHVKHTQAQDTISWFLFAMGVGQLFAGPLADKYGRKSIAVSGIVIYGVAAYLASVAANIEWMLASRLLQGVGACATSVAAFATVRDLYGENNSGKMISYLNGAICFIPALAPVLGSYLTQAFGWRSNFTLMALFAVVVLGMVLPLMRETNPKRASGAVFKPSRYLSVLSSGTFLFHALLCMLSMAIILAYVSAAPMVLMSEMGLSMNQFTFWFGINASLNIIAAFSAPKMMARKGTFFCLQFGIVTFAVGAVLMLLMSEEKSPLAFMLPIFLSSIGFSLVLGAAAGKALAPFADKAGTAAALLGLFQMSGSGLLVGLTQRLELEPRIHIAMHMIIVLPALLILLSNKGRQWHQVYNES; this comes from the coding sequence ATGATTAACCCAAGTAAAATGCAGCTGACAATGCTAGTTCTTCTGGTGCTATTTAGCCCTTTAGCGATCGATATTTATCTTCCGGCTTTACCTGAAATCGCAGAAGTGTTTCACGTGAAACATACACAGGCACAGGATACGATCAGCTGGTTTCTGTTTGCTATGGGAGTAGGGCAGTTATTTGCGGGACCTCTTGCGGATAAGTATGGTCGTAAAAGCATCGCGGTGTCGGGAATAGTGATTTATGGAGTCGCGGCTTACCTGGCCAGTGTAGCAGCGAATATTGAGTGGATGCTCGCATCCAGATTGCTGCAGGGGGTGGGTGCCTGTGCAACATCTGTAGCTGCATTCGCTACTGTAAGAGATCTCTACGGAGAAAATAACAGTGGTAAGATGATCAGCTACCTGAATGGTGCTATCTGCTTTATTCCTGCTCTTGCACCGGTTCTGGGCAGTTATCTCACACAAGCGTTTGGCTGGCGCAGTAACTTTACCCTAATGGCACTGTTTGCTGTTGTCGTCTTAGGTATGGTATTGCCCCTGATGCGAGAAACAAACCCAAAGAGAGCCAGCGGTGCTGTTTTCAAACCTTCGAGATATCTGAGTGTACTGTCTTCAGGAACATTCCTCTTCCATGCGCTTCTTTGTATGTTGTCCATGGCGATTATCCTGGCTTATGTAAGCGCGGCACCAATGGTGCTAATGAGCGAAATGGGGCTGAGCATGAATCAATTTACCTTTTGGTTTGGTATCAATGCCTCGTTAAATATCATTGCTGCATTTTCTGCCCCTAAAATGATGGCCCGGAAGGGGACATTTTTCTGTCTGCAGTTTGGAATTGTCACCTTCGCTGTTGGTGCGGTACTTATGCTACTTATGAGTGAAGAAAAATCACCATTGGCATTTATGCTACCGATTTTCCTGTCATCAATTGGTTTTTCACTTGTGCTTGGTGCAGCAGCAGGTAAAGCGCTTGCTCCTTTTGCTGATAAAGCAGGAACAGCAGCAGCGCTTCTTGGTCTGTTTCAGATGAGCGGTTCTGGATTACTTGTGGGTTTAACACAGAGACTGGAATTGGAGCCAAGAATACATATCGCTATGCATATGATTATTGTGCTGCCTGCACTGCTAATTTTACTTAGTAATAAAGGAAGGCAATGGCATCAGGTATATAATGAGAGTTAA
- a CDS encoding aminopeptidase P family protein, with protein MTQSISSRVDAIRAWLKEQNFDAIIIPHEDEFLGEYLPAHNERLQWATGFTGSAGAAVIAQDKAAIFVDGRYTVQVTKQAPSEIFDYCHLIQQPVSEWLKENLDKQSVVALDSKLHSKRWFDSLIATLEGKLSVTEIESNPIDQLWTDRPEAELSEIMLMESNYVGRNSENKREEISGLLTAQNVDAAILTQLDSICWLLNIRGLDVSRLPVILASAIIYSDSSMTLFLDPTRLPAEFQNHVGAGINVKHPDSLISEIQSLSGKTVLIDPNNSNAWFSRQLENADALIIHSDDPCLLPKAQKNATEAKGMKASHIRDGVAMAKFLSWLDSEVSSNKLHDEAELAEKLESFRREDPSLVDLSFDTISAASVNAAMCHYNHINQPSPTQLSMGSMYLVDSGGQYPDGTTDITRTIAIGTPTQEMKNQFTLVLKGHISLANAKFPTGTTGHQLDVLARQHLWANGFDFDHGTGHGVGHFLNVHEGPQRIAKVANSVALLPGMVLSNEPGYYREEEFGIRIENLEIVVEVETHGDFNVLGFESLTRCPIDKRCIEVSLLTPLEINWLDEYHQKVWNDLSALVESDVYNWLKQATSPIAR; from the coding sequence ATGACTCAATCAATATCCAGCCGCGTAGACGCAATAAGAGCGTGGCTTAAAGAACAAAACTTCGACGCAATTATCATCCCCCATGAAGATGAGTTTCTCGGCGAATATTTACCTGCCCATAACGAAAGGCTGCAATGGGCCACTGGCTTCACCGGCTCTGCGGGTGCGGCTGTAATCGCTCAGGACAAAGCAGCAATTTTTGTAGATGGCCGTTATACGGTTCAGGTAACTAAGCAAGCTCCTTCTGAGATTTTTGATTACTGCCACCTTATCCAGCAGCCTGTATCTGAGTGGCTGAAAGAGAATCTTGATAAGCAATCTGTGGTTGCTTTAGATTCTAAACTGCACTCCAAGCGCTGGTTTGACTCTCTGATTGCGACATTGGAAGGGAAATTGTCTGTCACAGAAATAGAGTCAAACCCAATTGATCAACTTTGGACTGACAGACCGGAAGCTGAGCTATCAGAAATTATGCTGATGGAAAGCAACTATGTTGGCCGCAATAGCGAAAACAAAAGAGAAGAAATCTCAGGTTTGTTGACAGCACAAAACGTTGATGCCGCGATCTTGACTCAACTTGATTCCATCTGCTGGTTGCTAAACATTCGTGGTCTGGATGTATCACGCCTTCCAGTTATACTGGCCAGTGCCATAATCTATTCAGACTCTAGTATGACTCTCTTCCTGGACCCTACCCGTCTGCCGGCAGAGTTCCAGAATCATGTTGGAGCAGGGATTAATGTTAAACATCCTGATAGTTTGATTTCTGAAATTCAATCCCTATCAGGTAAAACAGTGCTTATAGATCCAAACAACAGCAATGCATGGTTCTCCCGTCAATTAGAAAACGCAGATGCACTGATAATCCATTCTGATGATCCTTGTTTGTTGCCGAAGGCACAAAAAAATGCAACTGAAGCTAAGGGAATGAAAGCAAGCCATATTCGCGATGGCGTGGCAATGGCTAAGTTTCTAAGTTGGTTAGATTCTGAGGTCAGCTCGAACAAGCTGCATGATGAAGCTGAGTTGGCTGAAAAGCTTGAATCCTTCCGCCGGGAAGACCCAAGCCTGGTGGATTTAAGTTTTGACACCATTTCAGCAGCTAGTGTTAACGCCGCAATGTGTCACTACAACCATATCAATCAACCCTCACCTACTCAGCTATCGATGGGCAGCATGTATCTTGTTGATTCCGGTGGCCAGTATCCGGACGGTACTACAGACATTACCCGAACCATCGCTATAGGCACACCAACTCAGGAAATGAAGAATCAGTTTACCCTGGTTCTTAAGGGTCATATCAGCCTTGCAAATGCTAAGTTCCCGACCGGCACAACAGGACATCAGTTAGACGTTTTAGCACGACAGCATCTATGGGCTAATGGCTTTGACTTTGACCATGGCACAGGCCATGGTGTCGGACACTTCCTGAATGTGCATGAAGGTCCTCAGCGCATAGCTAAAGTAGCTAATTCTGTTGCTCTTCTTCCTGGAATGGTTTTGTCTAATGAACCTGGTTACTACAGAGAGGAAGAGTTCGGTATTCGAATTGAAAACCTTGAGATTGTAGTCGAAGTAGAAACTCACGGCGATTTCAATGTTCTAGGTTTTGAGTCCCTTACTCGCTGCCCGATAGATAAACGCTGTATCGAAGTTAGCTTGCTTACCCCTCTCGAAATAAACTGGCTTGACGAGTATCATCAGAAAGTGTGGAATGATCTAAGTGCATTAGTTGAAAGCGATGTATATAACTGGCTTAAACAAGCTACATCACCTATTGCGCGCTAA
- the crcB gene encoding fluoride efflux transporter CrcB, translating to MNQFSVLAFIAVGGAFGACSRYLISELCVVFLGRGFPYGTLTVNVVGSFIMGLLIAAFENEMLAVAPWRQIIGLGFLGALTTFSTFSMDNVLLMQQGAFFKMGVNVLLNVLLSITAAWVGFQLLIKS from the coding sequence ATGAACCAGTTTTCAGTTTTGGCGTTTATCGCGGTGGGGGGAGCATTTGGTGCATGTTCCCGGTATTTGATCTCTGAGTTGTGTGTGGTTTTTCTGGGACGAGGTTTTCCCTATGGTACGCTTACAGTTAATGTTGTGGGTTCTTTTATTATGGGGCTTCTGATTGCGGCTTTTGAGAATGAGATGCTTGCGGTGGCTCCATGGCGCCAGATTATCGGCCTGGGCTTTCTTGGTGCACTGACAACCTTTTCTACCTTCTCGATGGATAACGTGCTCCTGATGCAGCAGGGGGCCTTTTTTAAGATGGGTGTTAATGTATTGCTTAACGTACTGCTTAGCATTACAGCTGCCTGGGTGGGGTTTCAGTTGCTAATAAAAAGCTAA
- a CDS encoding gamma carbonic anhydrase family protein, producing MSKLRSYKGISPKVGEHVYIDDSAVLIGDIAIGENSSIWPLVAARGDVNHISIGKRTNIQDGSVLHVTHKNKENPIGYPLIIGNDVTVGHKVMLHGCTIKDRVLVGMASIVLDGAVIEEEVMIGAGSLVPPNKVLESGYLYIGSPVKQARPLKDEERAFLQKSADNYVETKNDYLTHVMPVEG from the coding sequence ATGAGCAAATTACGAAGCTATAAAGGAATTAGCCCCAAAGTAGGGGAACACGTATATATTGACGATAGCGCTGTGTTAATAGGCGATATCGCCATTGGAGAAAACTCAAGTATTTGGCCTTTAGTGGCAGCCAGAGGTGATGTTAACCATATTTCTATAGGAAAGCGCACCAATATTCAGGATGGCAGTGTTCTTCATGTTACGCATAAGAATAAGGAAAACCCGATCGGTTATCCCTTAATAATCGGTAATGATGTTACTGTAGGCCATAAAGTCATGCTGCATGGTTGTACTATTAAAGACAGAGTATTAGTCGGCATGGCTTCTATCGTACTGGACGGCGCGGTAATAGAAGAAGAGGTTATGATAGGTGCGGGAAGCCTGGTTCCGCCAAATAAAGTACTGGAAAGCGGCTACCTCTATATAGGAAGTCCGGTAAAACAGGCTCGCCCACTAAAGGATGAGGAACGAGCCTTCTTACAAAAGTCCGCAGATAACTATGTAGAGACTAAAAATGACTACCTTACGCATGTAATGCCGGTAGAAGGCTAA
- a CDS encoding DUF1488 domain-containing protein, translating to MNQSILFPDIQTWDADSEKVVFPAQQSGALIECEISKSKLEGISGASVDSEEEALQQFKTCRFDIEELAEELIEDEMFNSKGRIEIN from the coding sequence ATGAATCAGTCTATTCTTTTTCCTGATATTCAAACCTGGGATGCAGACAGTGAAAAGGTGGTTTTTCCTGCTCAGCAATCTGGTGCGCTGATCGAGTGTGAGATATCAAAATCAAAACTGGAAGGCATTTCGGGAGCGTCTGTAGATAGCGAAGAAGAGGCTCTTCAACAGTTCAAAACTTGTCGCTTTGATATTGAAGAGCTGGCCGAAGAGTTAATAGAAGACGAGATGTTTAACTCAAAAGGCAGAATAGAGATTAATTAG
- the aroE gene encoding shikimate dehydrogenase: MASAPEQYLVFGNPISQSKSPFIHTLFARQTMQNMVYATAQPEVDAFQESAKAFFEQGGKGCNITVPFKEDAFKFADRLTERAQLAGAVNTLKKLDDGEIIGDNTDGEGLVQDLLQYQVPLKGVRILIIGAGGAARGVIKPLLDKEPAELVITNRTFEKAQTLEEMFQPYGNVKAVPMESINESFDVIINSTSASLHKQLPDISAAIFCETSVSYDMMYGAGITTFSQWAMDSGVAKAYDGLGMLVGQAAESFMLWRGIRPGTKQILRELRKNLEGQ, translated from the coding sequence ATGGCTAGCGCACCCGAACAGTACCTCGTATTTGGTAACCCTATCTCTCAAAGTAAATCTCCTTTTATTCATACGCTTTTTGCTCGTCAGACGATGCAGAATATGGTGTATGCAACGGCACAGCCGGAAGTTGATGCTTTTCAGGAATCAGCTAAAGCTTTTTTTGAGCAAGGCGGAAAGGGGTGCAATATCACGGTTCCATTTAAAGAGGATGCTTTTAAGTTCGCTGACCGCCTGACGGAAAGGGCACAGTTAGCAGGAGCGGTAAATACGCTCAAAAAGCTTGATGATGGAGAAATCATTGGTGATAACACTGATGGAGAAGGCCTGGTTCAGGACTTGCTGCAGTATCAGGTTCCGTTAAAAGGCGTGCGAATTCTGATTATCGGTGCAGGTGGTGCGGCAAGAGGGGTTATTAAGCCTCTGTTAGATAAAGAACCGGCAGAGCTGGTTATCACTAACCGTACTTTTGAAAAAGCTCAAACACTTGAAGAGATGTTTCAACCATATGGAAACGTAAAAGCGGTTCCTATGGAGTCGATCAATGAATCTTTCGATGTGATTATTAACTCTACTTCAGCAAGCTTACACAAACAGCTACCGGATATTTCGGCCGCAATATTCTGCGAAACAAGCGTGTCTTATGACATGATGTATGGTGCAGGTATCACTACTTTCAGCCAGTGGGCAATGGATAGTGGTGTTGCAAAGGCTTATGACGGGTTGGGAATGCTGGTAGGACAGGCTGCAGAAAGCTTTATGCTATGGCGTGGTATAAGACCGGGCACCAAGCAGATCCTCAGAGAACTAAGAAAGAACCTGGAAGGTCAATAA
- a CDS encoding L-threonylcarbamoyladenylate synthase, translating into MSDLKQAVQALVDGEVIAYPTEGVFGVGCDPDNKSAIQKLLDIKQRPIEKGLILIAANYEQLIPYIDESQLSAEQLKEIHSTWPGPVTWVMPVSKKVTDFVSGQFDSVAVRVTDHPLVRELCHAFGKPVTSTSANLTGQPPCMTTEEVVDQLGETGVVILDGKTGGRDKPSEIRDARSSKVLRQG; encoded by the coding sequence ATGAGTGATTTAAAACAGGCTGTTCAGGCATTGGTTGATGGCGAAGTGATTGCCTATCCGACAGAGGGCGTATTTGGCGTTGGATGTGACCCTGATAATAAAAGCGCGATCCAAAAACTGCTGGATATCAAGCAGCGCCCGATAGAAAAGGGGCTCATTCTGATTGCGGCAAACTATGAGCAGCTTATTCCCTATATTGATGAAAGCCAGCTTAGCGCTGAACAGCTGAAAGAAATTCATAGCACCTGGCCCGGTCCGGTAACCTGGGTGATGCCGGTGAGTAAAAAGGTGACTGACTTTGTATCCGGCCAGTTTGATTCTGTAGCAGTCAGGGTTACGGATCATCCGTTGGTCAGAGAGTTATGTCATGCCTTTGGTAAGCCTGTTACTTCTACCAGTGCAAACCTAACAGGGCAGCCTCCCTGCATGACTACGGAAGAAGTTGTCGATCAGTTAGGTGAGACGGGTGTTGTGATTCTTGATGGTAAAACCGGTGGCAGGGATAAACCCTCAGAAATCAGAGATGCAAGAAGCTCTAAGGTACTGCGTCAGGGGTAA
- the purE gene encoding 5-(carboxyamino)imidazole ribonucleotide mutase, which yields MKVGIIMGSKSDWPTMKLAADMLDQFGVPYETKVVSAHRTPQLLADYANSAKERGIKVIIAGAGGAAHLPGMTAAFTSLPVLGVPVQSRALKGMDSLLSIVQMPKGIAVGTLAIGEAGAANAGILAAQIIGTHDEEVMAKVEAFRTEQTDTVLANPNPAED from the coding sequence ATGAAAGTCGGAATTATCATGGGTTCAAAGTCAGACTGGCCAACAATGAAACTGGCAGCAGATATGCTTGATCAATTTGGCGTTCCATACGAAACCAAAGTGGTTTCTGCACACCGAACTCCACAACTGCTGGCTGACTATGCTAACAGTGCAAAAGAGCGTGGTATTAAGGTGATTATCGCCGGTGCCGGCGGTGCAGCTCACCTTCCGGGTATGACAGCAGCCTTCACAAGCCTTCCTGTTCTTGGTGTACCTGTTCAGTCACGAGCTCTGAAAGGTATGGATTCACTGCTTTCCATTGTTCAGATGCCTAAAGGCATTGCAGTGGGCACGCTGGCTATCGGTGAAGCAGGTGCGGCCAATGCAGGTATCCTTGCAGCACAGATCATAGGTACACACGATGAAGAGGTAATGGCGAAGGTAGAAGCCTTCCGCACTGAGCAAACAGACACTGTTCTGGCAAACCCAAACCCGGCTGAGGACTAA